CTCGCAGAGTTCTCATCATGGGTTTCGCGTCGCTCGTCTTCGCTCTCGCCGGTTCCGCGGCGCGCGCGGACGAACCGAGCGCGCCCCCGAAGGAGAAGATCCATCCGCGCCTCGCGGAGCGGATCGCGAAGGAGCAAGGACCGGTCGCCGCGTGGGTCTTCTTCGATCGGAAGGAGAGCCGAGCGCCGTCCGATGCGACCGCGCGCGCACGAGAGAGACGCGCCAAGGTCGGCTACGTCTCCGGCGAAGAGGACGCGCCGGTCGACCCGGCGCGCGTGCGGGCCTTGCGCCGCGAGGGGGCGGAGATCCGGCATCTGTCTCGGTGGCTGAACGCGGCGAGCGTGCGCGCGGACCGGGAGATGATCGAGCGGATCGCGGCGCTCCCCTTCGTGCGACACGTGCGCGAGGTGGCGTGCCTCGCCGCGCCCCCCGCCCCTACCGTCCAAACGCCGGAGAAGAGACCGCACGCCCCGAGCCCTCGCTACGGGCTTTCGGAGATCCAGCTCGCGCAGATCGGTCTCGTCCCTCTCTTGGATGCCGGCTACTCGGGAGATGGAGTGCACATCCTGATGCTCGACTCCGGCTTCTACACCGAAGCTCCCTGCTTCGGCACGATGACGATCGAGCGCAGGCGGGACTTCGTGGACGAGGACGATTCGGTGGAGGGGCTCCTCATCGAGAACCACGGGTCGCAAACCCTCTCGGTCATCGGAGGATACGATCCGCGGTACATCGTCGGACCCGCGCACCGCGCGACCTACTACCTCGCCCGGACCGAGGACACGTGGAACGAGGTTCGCGAGGAGGAGGATCACTGGATCGCCGCGATCGAGTGGGGAGAGAGCCTCGGCGTCGATCTCGCGAGCAGCTCGGTCGGGTACACCGATTGGTACGACCCCTCGGACATGGACGGGAAGACCGCGCCGATCTCGATCGCCGCGGAGGAGGCGGTGGAGCGAGGCATGGTCGTCGTGAACTCGGCCGGGAACGAAGGAGAAGCGGCGTGGCGAAAGATCATCGCCCCCGCCGACGCGCCCGGAGTGCTCGCGGCGGCGGCGGTTACGATCAACGGCGATCGGGTCTATTTCTCCTCCGTCGGGCCGGCCGCGGACGGACGGATCAAGCCGGACCTCGCCGCGCTCGGGAGCCGCGTCGCGGGGCTCTTGAACCCCCGGGAGGGATCGCCGGAGAGGCGCTACGGCGAGTCCCTGAGCGGGACCTCCTATTCGGCGCCACTCATCGCCGGAGCGTGCGCGCTTCTTCTCGAGATCCATCCGATCCTCACGCCCGATCTTCTCGCCGAGGCGCTGAAGAGCACCGCGAGCCGGAGCGCGACCCCGGATACCCTTCTCGGGTGGGGGATCGTGAACGCGCATCGCGCGGCGCTTCTTCCGGTCGTGCGCCACGATCCGTCCGCGGACGTCTCGTGGGACGGAGCCGGCGCGCACGACGTCCGGCTCCAACTCTCGCTCGTTCCCGGCTTCGATCCGCCGCGCGCGGTCTTCGGGGGAAGAGAGGCGTTCACGGATACGACGGCGCTCGACTCGGAGGGAGATTTCGACTTCACCTGCCGAATGCCGGCCGATTATCCCTTCCGACCAACGCGCTACTACTTCCTTTTTACACGAAACGATACGACCTATACGGTTCCGAAAAACGCGCCGGAAGCGTATTACGAAATCGGCGACGCGACGCCCCCGCGGATCGCGCACGCCGAGATCGGGCGTTTTCCGTTCCAGGAGTGGCCGGCCGAGGTCGTCGCGATCGTCGCGGACGCCGCCCCGATCGACGAGGGTTCAGTCGGCGTGGAGTACCGGGTGCTCCCGTCCGGCGGAAAGGGGACACGGAGCGAGCTCTCGACCTTCCCTCTCGCGCGGAGGGACGACTCGACCTTCGCCGCGTTCTTCCCGGAGCCGGTGGAGGCGGATGCTTCGGTCGACTATCGGATCCGCGCCTGCGACGTGAACGGAAACTGCCGGGTCCTTCCGGCCGAGGGATTCTTCACGACCTCGCTCTATTCCGTGGCCTACGCGCTTCTCTACGGCAACGAGCAAGAGGAAGGACCGACGAACCCCTTCGTCGCCGGCTCGGGCGCGGCGTATCGCATCTTCTTCGACCTTCCGGAGAGGAAGGACGTCCGCATCCGAATCTACGACACGGCCGGCCGTCTCATCCGCGAGGTCTGGAGAGGATCGATGCGCGCCGGGGCGCGCCTCTCGGTCGATTGGGACGGAAAGGACGGGGGCGGGAACAGGGTCCGATCGGGCGTCTTCTTCCTCCGCTTCGAGGCGGGCCCGTTCACCGCGACCCGCAAGATCGTCGTGATGAGGTAGAAGACAGGACAAAGACCCGCCCGGGGACGGGAACCCGTCCGCGACCCCCGGGGTAGGAAACCCTCGGGGGGCGGCGCGGAACGGGGGCGGCTTCGCAACCAACGGACCAACACAGGAGACGAAGAGGAGCATGGTTCACGACGACTCGATGGAGAGGATCCGCGAGGAGGGGAGGACGTTCCGACTTCTCGTGGACGAGATCGGCCGCGCGATCGTCGGCCAGGAGTACATGGTGGAGCGCCTTCTCGTGGGGCTTCTCACGGGCGGACACGTCCTCATTGAGGGGGTGCCCGGGCTCGCCAAGACGCTCGCGGCGAACACGCTCGCGCGCGCGGTGAACGCCCGCTTCCAGCGGATCCAGTTCACTCCGGATCTGTTGCCCGCCGACCTCGTCGGAACGATGGTCTACGATCCGAAGACCTCCGATTTCTTCACGCGTAAAGGGCCGATCTTCACCCACCTCCTTCTCGCCGACGAGATCAACCGCGCCCCCGCGAAGGTGCAAAGCGCTCTCCTCGAAGCGATGCAGGAGAAGCAGGTCACGATCGGAACCGGAACGCATCGGCTCGAGGATCCCTTCCTCGTCCTCGCCACGCAGAACCCGATCGAGCAGGAGGGGACGTACGCGCTCCCCGAGGCGCAGGTCGACCGCTTCATGCTGAAGCTTCGCATCACCTATCCGACCCGCGAGGAGGAGCGGCGGATCATGGACCGCTGGGCGGGGGTCGACGCGATCGAGATCCGCCCGGTCGCCGAACTCGATGCGATCCGGAGGGCGCGGGAGACGATTCGGTCGATCCGAATCGACGAGAACCTCAAGGAATACATGGTCGACATCGTCCACGCGACCCGCGATCCGGAGGCATATGGGCTCGACCTCAAGGATTTCATCGCGTACGGAGCGTCTCCGCGCGCGACGCTCTACCTGAACACCGGCTCCCGCGCCCTCGCGTTCCTCGATGGGCGCGACTACGTCACCGCCGACGATGTGAAGGAGATCTGCCCGGACGTTCTCCGGCATCGGATCATCGTCACCTACGAGGCCGAGGCGAAAGAAGTCACGAGCGAGGAGATCCTCCGAAAAGTCCTCGATCGCCTCGAAGTTCCGTAGACGGAGCCGCCACGAGACATGCTGCCGAAGGAACTGATCGGCGAGATCCGCAGGATCGAGATCACCACCCGCTCCCTCGTGGAGAGCCTCTTCTCCGGCGAGTATCACTCTGTCTTCAAGGGGCGCGGGATGGAGTTCGACCAGGTACGCGAGTACCAGGACGGGGACGACGTCCGCGCGATCGATTGGAACGTCACCGCGCGCATGAACCGCCCGTTCGTGAAGGAGTTCGTCGAGGAGCGGGAGCTCGTCGTGATGCTCCTCGTCGACCGGAGCGCCTCGACCGACTTCGGCACCGCGCCCCGTTCCAAGGCAAACATCGCCGCGCGGATCTCTGCTCTTCTCGCGTTCTCCGCGATTCAGAACCACGACAAGGTCGGGCTCATTCTCTTCTCCGACGTCGTGGAGAAGTTCATCGCCCCGCGCAAGGGGAGACGGCACGTTCTGCGAGTGATCCTCGAGCTCCTCTACGGGCAGCCGGAGAAGAAGAAGACGAGCCTTGCCGCGCCGCTCGAACGCCTGAACCGCGTGCAGAAGCGCCGGTCGGTCGTCTTTCTCGTCTCCGACTTCCTCGAGCGTCCGCCGGAGGAGCTTCTCCGCGTGACGAACCGGAGGCACGACGTGATCGCGGTCCGGGTCGCGGACCCGCGGGAGATCGGACCGGGGAGGCGGGAGAAGGAGAAGAGGGGTCTTCCTCGGCTCGCTCGACCGGCGGAAGAACCGATCGAGCCGACCGGGACGGGACCGGACGGCGAGCGAAAAGGGTTCACGATCCTCGGGAGCGCGGATGTCGAGGACTTGGAGACCGGGGAGATCGCCCACTTCCGCGCCGACCGAGCCTTCGTCGAGGCATACAACGCGCGCCGAAGACGAAGCGATGATGAACTAGAGGAGTTCTTCCGAGCGAACGGCGTCGACTTCGTCTCGGTAGAGACCCAAGGAGACTACGTCGAGCCGCTTGTCCGCTTCTTCCGAGCGAGGGAGAGGAGGCTCTTGCGGTGAGGATCGCGCGCCGTCTCTTTCTTCTCCTCATTCTCCTCTCCGCGCGCGCGGAGGCGGAAACGATCGTGACCGCGTCGATCGACCGGGACACGATCACCGTGGGAGATCCGATCCGGCTCACCGTCCGGCTCGAGGCGCAGGCTGGAGAGAACGCGGCTCTCCCGGTGATCGATGATGAGAGGATCGCGCCGTTCGAGATCCTTGAGGTTTCTCCGATTCAAGAGGAAACCGCGGGCGGCGTGCGCCGGGTGTCGCGCGCCTATCGGATCACCGCCTTCCGCACCGGCGCGCACGAGATCCCCTCGTTCCGATCGGACGCGGGAGGGGAGGCGAGCGCTCCGATCCCGGTCGCCGTTCTCTCGATCGGCATCGATCCGTCCGGCGAGATCCGCGATGTGAAGCCGCCCATCGCGTTCGGCCGGGGCCCGCTCGTCTACGTTCTTCCCGCGCTCCTTCTCCTTCTCGCCGCGGCGGCGGCCCTCTTCGTTCTTCGACTGCGCAAGAGAAAGAAGATCCCAGCTCCCGTCCTTGGGCCGGTCGACCTACGGCCCGCGCACGTGATCGCGGCGGAGAGGATCGGCCGATTGGAGAGCGAGCACGCCGCCTCGGCCGGCGTTCCGCGCGCTTTCTATTTCAAGCTTTCCTCGATCGTGCGCGAGTACCTCGATCGGCGCTTCGCTCTCCCCGCGCCGGAGCGGACCACGCGCGAGATCCTTCGAGAGATTCGGAAGGAAAGCATCGAGCCCGAGACGACCGGCCTTTTGCGCGCCCTGTTCCTCCGGTGCGACCTCGTGAAGTTTCGGGGGAACGAACCGCCGCGCGCGGAGGCGGAGAACGCTCTTCGCGAGGCGAGGACGTTCGTGGAGAAGACGCGCGAGCGGGGAGCCGAGAGGGAGGAGGGAGCCGCGTGATCCTCCGCTTCGCGCATCCGTGGGTGCTCGCCGCCGCGCCTCTTCTCCTCGCGCTCCTCGCGGCCGCCTACGTGCGGCGGCGCCGGAGACGCCCGCGGCTCCTCTTCTCGTCCGCCCGGCTTCTTCGCGAAGCGCGCCCGCCCGAGAACCCCGCGCGGCGGCACTTTCCCGCGCTTCTTCGAATGGTCGCGCTCGCGCTTCTTCTCGCCGCACTCGCGCGGCCGCAGTCCGGAGCGCGCGCGATGCGCGTGAGCACGGAGGGAGTCGATATCCTCCTCGCGATCGACGTCTCCACGAGCATGCTCGCGATCGACTTCGAGCCGAACAACCGCCTCGACGCCGCCAAGACGGTGGCCGCGGAGTTCATCCGCGGAAGAGAGCACGACCGGATGGGGCTTGTCGCCTTCGCGGCGATCAGCTTCGTGCAGTGCCCGCTCACGCTCGACCGCGAGATTCTTCTCGGGCTTCTCGAGGAGATCCGCACCGGGATCGTGGAGGACGGCACGGCGATCGGGATGGCGATCGTGAACTGCGTGAACCGCCTGAAGGAAAGCGAGGCGAAGTCGAAGGTCGCGATCCTTCTCACCGACGAGGTGAACAACACGGGAAGGATCGATCCGGCGACCGCCGCGGAGATCGCGCGAACGATGGGAATCCGTTTCTACACGATCGGTGTCGGAAAGGAAGGGGAAGCGCTCTTCCCGATCGACGACCCGATCTTCGGGAGGAGGCTCGTCCGGCAGAAGACCGAGATCGACGAGGAGATCCTCCGGAAGATCGCCGCGAGCACAGGCGGGCGCTACTTCCGCGCGACCGACACGGAGGCGCTCCGCCGAATCTTCGCGGAGATCGGGGAGATGGAGAAGACCGTGATCACGAGCGATACCTACGTGGACTACACGGACCTCTTCGGCTGGTTCCTTCTCCCCGGCGCCGTCCTCTTGCTCGCCGAGGGGATTCTCTCCGCGACGCTCCTCCGGAGGTTTCCGTGATGCGTTTCGGAGCGCCCGATCTTCTCTACGCGCTCGCTCTCCTTCCGCTCGTCTGGCTTCTCGTCCGCCGAGGCCGGAGAAAGAGGGAGGAGGCGATGCGCCGCTTCGGCGACCTCGGTCTCCTTCAAACCCTCTCTCTCGATGCGGACCCGGGGAAGCGGAGGCGCAAGGAGAGGCTGTTTCTTCTCGGGCTCGCCGGGGTTCTCTTCGCTCTCTCGCATCCGCAGTACGGGGAGAGACAACTTCCGGTGAAGCGCGAGGGGATCGACATCCTCTTCGCGCTCGACACATCCCTCAGCATGCTCGCGGAGGATCAGCCGCCGAACCGGTTGGAGCGCGCGAAGGGCGAGATGGCGGGAACGCTCGATCGGCTTCGCGGAGATCGCGTGGGGATCGTGACCTTCGCCGGCACGTCGGTGCCGACGTGTCCGCCGACCACCGACTACGGCGCGGTCCGCATCTTCCTCGGCGGGATCGACGCGTGGACCGTCACGACGGGGGGCACGGCGGTCGCGAAGGCCATCCGCCGCTCGGTCCACATGCTGAAGACGAGCGACGCCGGTTCGAAGGCCGTGATCCTTCTCACCGACGGCGAGGATCACGAGGGGGACGTGCTCGCGGCCGCCGGCGAGGCGGCGGATGCCGGGGTGCGCATCTTCCCCGTCGGGCTCGGGCTCGGCGAAGGAGAGCTGATCCCGCTCCCGCAGACGGAGGGGAGCGGTTTCAAGCGGAACCGCGTGGGAGAGTTCGTCGTGACCCGCCGGAACGATGCCGTGCTCCGCGAGATCGCGGAGAAGACCGGAGGGCGTTTCTACGTCCTCGCGGAGGAACCGAACGCGCTCGACCGGATCCTCGACGCGCTCTCGGGAATGGACAAGACCGAGTTCGAGTCGAGGGTTCTCGTGGTCCGCGAGGAGCGCTACGTCTGGTTCCTTCTCCCTGCTACACTGCTCCTCGCGATCGAGTTCCTTCTCGGCACCGCCGGCGCCGCCAGGAAGGAGGCGTAACGTGTTCCGATGGAAGGTCGAGGGAGCCGTTCTTCTCGCCGCGTGCTTCCTGGTCGGCTGGGGAGACCCGGTCCGCGAGGAGACCGCGCGGGGCGTGAAGGCGTACCGCGAGAAGAGGTACGAAGAGGCGCTCGCCTCGTTCTTCCAAGCGGCGCGCGAAGCGCCCGACCGCCCGGTCCTCTCGTTCAACCTCGGCGCCGCGCTCTATCAGAACGAGCGTTTCGAGGACGCGCTCGCCGCGTTCCACGCCGCAAGACGGGGCGAAGAGACTGAGGCGGCCGCCCTCTACGGCGCCGGGAACACCCTCTTCCGAGCGGGAAAGCCCGCGGAGGCGGCGGAGCTCTACAAACAGGCTCTCCGCCGGGACCCGAACGATCCCGACGCGAAGCACAACCTCGAGCTCGTCCAACGCCTGCTCGACGAGATGGAGAATCAAGAGGATCAACGGCAGGAATCGCAGTCGAGCGAAGGCGAATCGGAGAAAGCGAGGGAGCAGGAGAAACCGGAGGGGGCGCAAGAGCAACGCGAGGAAGAAGGTGAAGAGAGGAATCCTTCACCGGCGAACGAAAACGAAACCCCCGCGCCGGAAGAAGCCGAGACGGGAGAGGAGCCTCCCTCCCCGGACGAGATGTCGCGGGCGGAGGCGGAGAGAATCCTCGCCGCGCTCGCCGAGGAGGAGGAGAACCTCCGGCGCGAGAGCATGGAAGAGCGGCGCGCGAAACGCAAGGCGACCGCGAAGGATTGGTAGGAGCGATGCGCGCGATCGGGGCTTCGGTTTGGATTTCGCTTGCGGCGCTTCTTCTCTTCCGTGCGGAGGCGGGCGCGATCGAGCTCGACGTTCGCGCGGACCGGACGGAGATCGATCTCGAAGGCCGGATCACGCTCACGCTCACGATCCGGGGCGCGCAGGGGGATGTGGAGATCGACCTCGGGTCTACGGACGGCTTCCGCCCCTACTCATCGGGAACCTCGCAGAACATCTCGATCGTCAACGGGCGCATGGACGCATCGCTGACGCATACCTATCTCCTCTTCCCGAGCGAAAAGGGAGAGTTCACGATCGGGCCGTTCCGGGCGATGCACGGCCGAGAAGAGGCGACCGCGCCGGCGATCCGCGTCCGGGTCACGGAAGCCGCCGGTCCCGCTCCGTCGCCGCGCCCGGAGCCGCCCGCCGAGCGGAAGCGCGGCGAGCAGCGGGACGTGTTCATCCGAACCTTCCTCGATAAGAAGGAAGCCTACATAGGCGAGGCGATCACGCTCACGTTCCGCCTTTACACGCGCATCCGCTTCGCGGGGGACCCGCAGTACGAGCCGCCGTCCACCGAGGGTTTTTGGAAGGAGGACCTTCCGCCGCAGCAGCGCTCCTACACCGAGATCGACGGGCGGCGGTATCTCGTCACGGAGGTGAAGACCGCGCTCTTCCCGACCCGTGCGGGGCGGCTCGCGGTCGGCCCGGCGGGACTTACCTACGAGGAAGACGCGTTCTTCTCCAGCGATCCCTTCGAGCTTCTGCGGGGGGGCCTCGGGAGGAGGCGCCCGGTGCGCGAGACCCTCCGCACCGATTCGCTCGCGGTCCAGGTGAAGCCGCTTCCGGAGAACGGACGGCCGCCCGGCTTCGGGGGCGCGGTCGGTTCCTTCGTGTTTCAAGCATCTCTCGACAAGAACGAGGTTCGGGCGAACGAGCCGGTGACGCTGAGCTTGACGGTGGAGGGGGAAGGGAACATCCAGGCGGCCACGCTTCCCGAAACGCGCGTCCCCGACAGCTTCAAGGTGTACGACTCGGGGAGCTCGACGGATGTCTCGAAAGAGGGTTATCGGGTGCGCGGCCGGAAGACCTACACCCGCGTTCTCGTGCCGCGGTACGGAGGCGACTACGAACTGCCGCCGGTCTTCTTCTCGTTCTTCGATCCGGAGCGGGGCACGTACGTCACCCGCACCGCGGGGCCCTTCCCGATCCGGGTGGAGGGCCCCCTCCCCGAAGAGAAGAGGGAGCAGAGGGAGATCGCGAGGCGGGAAGAGGACATCCGCTATCTCAAGGAGCCGGGCGATCTCCGGTGGAGAAGCTCCGATGAGGCGCCTCCCCTCCGCGCGCTCGCCGCAGGGAATCTGCTCCCGCTCCTTCTCCTCGGCGCCCTGTACGCGGCGCGGAAGAGAAGGGAGAAGTACGCGCGCGATCCGGCGTGGGCGCGCGCGCGCCGGGCGGATCGGGCGGCGCGCGAGTTCTTGACGGACGCTCGTCGAAAACTCCCGGGGGGCGACCCGCGCGAGCTCGCCGCCTCGCTCTCGCGCGGGCTCATCGGGTTTCTCTCGGACAAGGGGAACATTCCCGCAACCGGCATGACGCGGAGAGAGCTGGACCGAGAGCTGGCCGGCCGAGCGGTCCCCGCGGAAACGCGCGAGCGGCTCTCCCGATTTCTCGAAGCGTGCGACCGCGCCCGCTTCTCGGAAACCCCGCTCTCCGGAGAGGAGCGCGCGAGGCTCGTCCAGGAAGCCGAAGACCTTCTGCGATTGCTCGGGCGGAGGATGTCGGAGGGAGGTCGATGAGGGGGACCGTCTCAGCCGCGGCGCTTCTCCTGCTTGCGAGCATGGCGCTGGCGAGCGAAAACGCGGACGCGCTCTTCGTCGATGGGAACAAGGCCTACCGCGAGGAGCGTTTCGCCGAAGCGGTCGCCCTCTACGAGCGAGCGCGCGCGCAAGGCGTCGCGGGAGGAGCGCTCTATTACAACCTCGGCAACGCGCACTTCCGGACCGGGGACATCGGGCGCGCGAGGGCGAACTACGAGAGAGCCCGGCGCTTCATCCCGCGCGACGCCGACCTCCGCGCCAACCTGGACTTCCTGAGGGGGCGCATGCTCGACCGGGCGATGGTGCCGGCCGAGTTCCCGCTCCTCCAGCTCCTCGGCGGGCTCGCCGCGTTCTTGACCTGGCGGGAGTGGCTCTTCCTCGCGGAGATCGGCTACGCCCTCTTTCTTCTCGCCGTGGGAGCGCACCTTCTCCGGCCGTCCCTTCGCGCGAGAACACGCGGGCCGCTCCAGGCTGGGGCGGTTCTTCTCGTCCTCCTCCTCCTTCTTCTCGGGCGCGCGCTCCAGGACCAGGTGCACACGAGACGAGCCTGCGTGCTCCCCGGCGAGATCGCGGTGCGGAGCGGCCCGGGAACGAGCTTCACGGAGGAGTTCTCCCTGCACCAGGGAACCGTGCTCCGCTTGGAGAGGGAAGCGGAGGGCTGGGCTTTCGTCTCGATCACCCCCGATCTCAAGGGCTGGCTCCCCTCGGATGCCCTCGAGAAGATCTAGACCGCTTGGATCTGGCACCTCGGTACGCACGGACGCTGTGCACAGCGTTCACAGACAACCTCTTGCGGCGGAGACAATTAGCGCAACCATTCCGCGGGGTGTGAATCGGGTATACAGAGGGCCCCCTCGTGCCCGGTCGCAGAGCCCCAACAAACCACTTCATTCGGTCGTTTGAAATGATTCAGAAGACGTAGGTTCCGTCCAATCGTCACCGAAGTTCTCACATATGGCATGGAACGTGCGGAGCGGTCCGTTCAGGAATCGACACCTTTTGCGTGGGCTTCCGCACTTGGGCCTGAACCTGGAGTCCCCTATGCCAGGAGCAGCGGCGGTCACCCGGCGGATCGGGATCCGAGACGAGAGCGTCCCTTGGGAGCTCGTTCTCGGTCTCGGAACCGAGGAGTGTGGCTGGATGATCGGGGTCGCGCGCGACCACGGGTCCGACCCGAGGGTCGACGAAGACGAGGGGGACAACATGTTCGAACAGACGCTCGAGGACGAGGCAGAAGCAAGGGAGCGGGCCGCATCCCGTGACTCGGTCGGCATCTATCTGCGCGACATCCGCCGCTTCCCCCTGCTCAAGAAGGACGACGAGACCCGCGTCGCCTGGCGCGTCCGGAGCGGGGACGAGGAGGCGCGCGCCGAGCTCATCGCCAAGAACTTGCGCCTCGTGATCAGCATCGCCAAGCGCTATCAGGGAATGGGACTCTCCCTCGAGGACCTGATCGAGGAGGGGAACATCGGCCTCATGAAGGCGGTCGAGCGCTTCGAGGTGGAGCGCGGGCTCCGCTTCAGCACGTATGCGTCCAAGTGGATCCGCCAGGCGGTCACGCGCGCGCTCGTCAACAAGAGCCGGACCGTCCGGATTCCGGCCAACGTCCTCGTGCTGATCAAGCAGTACTTGATGGCTCAACGGGAACTGCTTCAAGAGTTGGGCCGCGCGCCGGCCGCGGAGGAGATCCGCGAGCGCGTCGGCCTCCCGCGCAAGCGTTTCCTTGAGATCGCGCGGTTGGCGAAGGGGATCCTCTCCCTCGACCAGCCGATCGAGGTCGATGTGAACGCCCACGTGCTCCACGATGTTCTCGCGGATCGGGGGGCGGCGAGCCCGCTCGAACAGGCGATGGAGGGATTGCAGAGAGATCTCGTCCTTCGCCTGCTCGACGCCCTTCCGGAACGGGAAGCTCGGATC
This genomic interval from Candidatus Eisenbacteria bacterium contains the following:
- a CDS encoding VWA domain-containing protein → MRFGAPDLLYALALLPLVWLLVRRGRRKREEAMRRFGDLGLLQTLSLDADPGKRRRKERLFLLGLAGVLFALSHPQYGERQLPVKREGIDILFALDTSLSMLAEDQPPNRLERAKGEMAGTLDRLRGDRVGIVTFAGTSVPTCPPTTDYGAVRIFLGGIDAWTVTTGGTAVAKAIRRSVHMLKTSDAGSKAVILLTDGEDHEGDVLAAAGEAADAGVRIFPVGLGLGEGELIPLPQTEGSGFKRNRVGEFVVTRRNDAVLREIAEKTGGRFYVLAEEPNALDRILDALSGMDKTEFESRVLVVREERYVWFLLPATLLLAIEFLLGTAGAARKEA
- a CDS encoding tetratricopeptide repeat protein — translated: MFRWKVEGAVLLAACFLVGWGDPVREETARGVKAYREKRYEEALASFFQAAREAPDRPVLSFNLGAALYQNERFEDALAAFHAARRGEETEAAALYGAGNTLFRAGKPAEAAELYKQALRRDPNDPDAKHNLELVQRLLDEMENQEDQRQESQSSEGESEKAREQEKPEGAQEQREEEGEERNPSPANENETPAPEEAETGEEPPSPDEMSRAEAERILAALAEEEENLRRESMEERRAKRKATAKDW
- a CDS encoding tetratricopeptide repeat protein; the protein is MRGTVSAAALLLLASMALASENADALFVDGNKAYREERFAEAVALYERARAQGVAGGALYYNLGNAHFRTGDIGRARANYERARRFIPRDADLRANLDFLRGRMLDRAMVPAEFPLLQLLGGLAAFLTWREWLFLAEIGYALFLLAVGAHLLRPSLRARTRGPLQAGAVLLVLLLLLLGRALQDQVHTRRACVLPGEIAVRSGPGTSFTEEFSLHQGTVLRLEREAEGWAFVSITPDLKGWLPSDALEKI
- a CDS encoding S8 family serine peptidase; protein product: MSVHRPRRVLIMGFASLVFALAGSAARADEPSAPPKEKIHPRLAERIAKEQGPVAAWVFFDRKESRAPSDATARARERRAKVGYVSGEEDAPVDPARVRALRREGAEIRHLSRWLNAASVRADREMIERIAALPFVRHVREVACLAAPPAPTVQTPEKRPHAPSPRYGLSEIQLAQIGLVPLLDAGYSGDGVHILMLDSGFYTEAPCFGTMTIERRRDFVDEDDSVEGLLIENHGSQTLSVIGGYDPRYIVGPAHRATYYLARTEDTWNEVREEEDHWIAAIEWGESLGVDLASSSVGYTDWYDPSDMDGKTAPISIAAEEAVERGMVVVNSAGNEGEAAWRKIIAPADAPGVLAAAAVTINGDRVYFSSVGPAADGRIKPDLAALGSRVAGLLNPREGSPERRYGESLSGTSYSAPLIAGACALLLEIHPILTPDLLAEALKSTASRSATPDTLLGWGIVNAHRAALLPVVRHDPSADVSWDGAGAHDVRLQLSLVPGFDPPRAVFGGREAFTDTTALDSEGDFDFTCRMPADYPFRPTRYYFLFTRNDTTYTVPKNAPEAYYEIGDATPPRIAHAEIGRFPFQEWPAEVVAIVADAAPIDEGSVGVEYRVLPSGGKGTRSELSTFPLARRDDSTFAAFFPEPVEADASVDYRIRACDVNGNCRVLPAEGFFTTSLYSVAYALLYGNEQEEGPTNPFVAGSGAAYRIFFDLPERKDVRIRIYDTAGRLIREVWRGSMRAGARLSVDWDGKDGGGNRVRSGVFFLRFEAGPFTATRKIVVMR
- a CDS encoding protein BatD; translation: MRAIGASVWISLAALLLFRAEAGAIELDVRADRTEIDLEGRITLTLTIRGAQGDVEIDLGSTDGFRPYSSGTSQNISIVNGRMDASLTHTYLLFPSEKGEFTIGPFRAMHGREEATAPAIRVRVTEAAGPAPSPRPEPPAERKRGEQRDVFIRTFLDKKEAYIGEAITLTFRLYTRIRFAGDPQYEPPSTEGFWKEDLPPQQRSYTEIDGRRYLVTEVKTALFPTRAGRLAVGPAGLTYEEDAFFSSDPFELLRGGLGRRRPVRETLRTDSLAVQVKPLPENGRPPGFGGAVGSFVFQASLDKNEVRANEPVTLSLTVEGEGNIQAATLPETRVPDSFKVYDSGSSTDVSKEGYRVRGRKTYTRVLVPRYGGDYELPPVFFSFFDPERGTYVTRTAGPFPIRVEGPLPEEKREQREIARREEDIRYLKEPGDLRWRSSDEAPPLRALAAGNLLPLLLLGALYAARKRREKYARDPAWARARRADRAAREFLTDARRKLPGGDPRELAASLSRGLIGFLSDKGNIPATGMTRRELDRELAGRAVPAETRERLSRFLEACDRARFSETPLSGEERARLVQEAEDLLRLLGRRMSEGGR
- a CDS encoding sigma-70 family RNA polymerase sigma factor; this encodes MPGAAAVTRRIGIRDESVPWELVLGLGTEECGWMIGVARDHGSDPRVDEDEGDNMFEQTLEDEAEARERAASRDSVGIYLRDIRRFPLLKKDDETRVAWRVRSGDEEARAELIAKNLRLVISIAKRYQGMGLSLEDLIEEGNIGLMKAVERFEVERGLRFSTYASKWIRQAVTRALVNKSRTVRIPANVLVLIKQYLMAQRELLQELGRAPAAEEIRERVGLPRKRFLEIARLAKGILSLDQPIEVDVNAHVLHDVLADRGAASPLEQAMEGLQRDLVLRLLDALPEREARILRIRYGFETGEPRSLEQTGKLLGVTRERIRQLEGRALRKLRELLAQMEATPDAAAAGQVA
- a CDS encoding DUF58 domain-containing protein, with amino-acid sequence MLPKELIGEIRRIEITTRSLVESLFSGEYHSVFKGRGMEFDQVREYQDGDDVRAIDWNVTARMNRPFVKEFVEERELVVMLLVDRSASTDFGTAPRSKANIAARISALLAFSAIQNHDKVGLILFSDVVEKFIAPRKGRRHVLRVILELLYGQPEKKKTSLAAPLERLNRVQKRRSVVFLVSDFLERPPEELLRVTNRRHDVIAVRVADPREIGPGRREKEKRGLPRLARPAEEPIEPTGTGPDGERKGFTILGSADVEDLETGEIAHFRADRAFVEAYNARRRRSDDELEEFFRANGVDFVSVETQGDYVEPLVRFFRARERRLLR
- a CDS encoding MoxR family ATPase produces the protein MVHDDSMERIREEGRTFRLLVDEIGRAIVGQEYMVERLLVGLLTGGHVLIEGVPGLAKTLAANTLARAVNARFQRIQFTPDLLPADLVGTMVYDPKTSDFFTRKGPIFTHLLLADEINRAPAKVQSALLEAMQEKQVTIGTGTHRLEDPFLVLATQNPIEQEGTYALPEAQVDRFMLKLRITYPTREEERRIMDRWAGVDAIEIRPVAELDAIRRARETIRSIRIDENLKEYMVDIVHATRDPEAYGLDLKDFIAYGASPRATLYLNTGSRALAFLDGRDYVTADDVKEICPDVLRHRIIVTYEAEAKEVTSEEILRKVLDRLEVP
- a CDS encoding VWA domain-containing protein; protein product: MLRFAHPWVLAAAPLLLALLAAAYVRRRRRRPRLLFSSARLLREARPPENPARRHFPALLRMVALALLLAALARPQSGARAMRVSTEGVDILLAIDVSTSMLAIDFEPNNRLDAAKTVAAEFIRGREHDRMGLVAFAAISFVQCPLTLDREILLGLLEEIRTGIVEDGTAIGMAIVNCVNRLKESEAKSKVAILLTDEVNNTGRIDPATAAEIARTMGIRFYTIGVGKEGEALFPIDDPIFGRRLVRQKTEIDEEILRKIAASTGGRYFRATDTEALRRIFAEIGEMEKTVITSDTYVDYTDLFGWFLLPGAVLLLAEGILSATLLRRFP